One window of Candidatus Mycobacterium wuenschmannii genomic DNA carries:
- the aceA gene encoding isocitrate lyase, which translates to MSSVGQPKTTEEIQKDWDTNPRWKGITRTYTPADVVALQGSVVEEATLARRGAEVLWRQLHDLEFVNALGALTGNMAVQQVRAGLKAIYLSGWQVAGDANLSGHTYPDQSLYPANSVPQVVRRINNALLRADEIAAVEGDTSVENWLAPIVADGEAGFGGALNVYELQKAMIAAGVAGSHWEDQLASEKKCGHLGGKVLIPTQQHIRTLTSARLAADVADVPTVVIARTDAEAATLITSDVDDRDKPFVTGERTAEGFYRVKNGIEPCIARAKAYAPYSDLIWMETGTPDLELAAKFAEGVKSEFPDQLLAYNCSPSFNWKQHLDDSTIAKFQKELGAMGFKFQFITLAGFHALNYSMFDLAYGYARNQMSAYVELQEREFAAEERGYTATKHQREVGAGYFDRIATTVDPTSSTTALAGSTEEGQFH; encoded by the coding sequence ATGTCGAGCGTTGGCCAGCCGAAGACCACCGAAGAGATCCAGAAGGACTGGGACACCAACCCCCGCTGGAAGGGCATCACCCGCACCTACACCCCCGCCGACGTCGTGGCCCTGCAGGGTTCGGTCGTCGAAGAGGCCACCCTGGCCCGCCGCGGCGCCGAGGTGCTGTGGCGCCAGCTGCACGACCTGGAGTTCGTCAACGCGCTGGGTGCACTGACCGGAAACATGGCCGTGCAGCAGGTCCGCGCCGGCTTGAAGGCCATCTACCTGTCCGGTTGGCAGGTCGCCGGTGACGCGAACCTGTCCGGACACACCTACCCCGACCAGAGCCTGTACCCGGCCAACTCGGTGCCGCAGGTCGTTCGCCGCATCAACAACGCGCTGCTGCGCGCCGACGAGATCGCCGCCGTCGAGGGCGACACCTCGGTGGAGAACTGGCTGGCCCCGATCGTCGCCGACGGTGAGGCCGGATTCGGTGGCGCACTGAACGTCTACGAGCTGCAGAAGGCCATGATCGCCGCCGGTGTCGCCGGTTCGCACTGGGAAGACCAGCTGGCCTCGGAGAAGAAGTGTGGCCACCTGGGTGGCAAGGTGCTGATCCCGACCCAGCAGCACATCCGCACCCTGACCTCGGCCCGTCTCGCCGCCGATGTCGCCGACGTGCCGACCGTCGTCATCGCCCGTACCGACGCCGAGGCCGCCACGCTGATCACCTCCGACGTCGATGACCGCGACAAGCCGTTCGTCACCGGTGAGCGCACCGCCGAGGGCTTCTACCGGGTCAAGAACGGCATCGAGCCGTGCATCGCCCGCGCCAAGGCCTACGCGCCGTACTCCGACCTGATCTGGATGGAGACCGGCACGCCGGACCTGGAGCTGGCGGCGAAGTTCGCCGAGGGCGTCAAGAGCGAGTTCCCGGACCAGCTGCTGGCCTACAACTGCTCGCCGTCGTTCAACTGGAAGCAGCACCTGGACGACTCGACGATCGCGAAGTTCCAGAAGGAGCTCGGCGCGATGGGCTTCAAGTTCCAGTTCATCACGCTGGCCGGCTTCCACGCCCTGAACTACTCGATGTTCGATCTGGCCTACGGCTACGCCCGCAACCAGATGAGCGCTTACGTCGAGCTGCAGGAGCGCGAGTTCGCCGCCGAGGAGCGCGGCTACACCGCCACCAAGCACCAGCGCGAGGTTGGCGCCGGCTACTTCGACCGGATCGCCACCACGGTGGACCCGACCTCGTCGACGACCGCCCTGGCCGGCTCCACCGAAGAGGGCCAGTTTCACTAG